From one Rosa rugosa chromosome 4, drRosRugo1.1, whole genome shotgun sequence genomic stretch:
- the LOC133745665 gene encoding signal peptidase complex-like protein DTM1 isoform X2, whose amino-acid sequence MANHAVFRSSLVWLALVLVVVGICTQSLKKIMVTYLVGVIGIGGVLLPDWGYFDRDFSRWGSPVTVEERASAIATAETSGLARFKRCPMRLAAYATIYGFALYKWWRFVSS is encoded by the exons ATGGCCAACCACGCCGTCTTCAGGTCCTCTCTGGTTTGGTTAGCGCTAGTTCTCGTGGTTGTTGGGATTTGCACTCAGTCTTTGAAGAAGATCATGGTGACTTACCTGGTTGGTGTGATCGGAATCGGGGGTGTGCTTTTGCCTGATTGGGGCTACTTTGACCGGGATTTTTCCCGGTGGGGTTCTCCGGTTACGGTTGAGGAAAGGGCCTCTGCGATTGCAACTGCTGAAACATCTGGATTAGCAAG ATTCAAAAGGTGTCCTATGAGATTGGCTGCTTATGCCACAATTTATGGGTTTGCTCTGTACAAGTGGTGGAGGTTTGTATCAAGTTAG
- the LOC133745665 gene encoding signal peptidase complex-like protein DTM1 isoform X1, translating to MANHAVFRSSLVWLALVLVVVGICTQSLKKIMVTYLVGVIGIGGVLLPDWGYFDRDFSRWGSPVTVEERASAIATAETSGLARFKRCPMRLAAYATIYGFALYKWWRFVSSDKNGNTDQT from the exons ATGGCCAACCACGCCGTCTTCAGGTCCTCTCTGGTTTGGTTAGCGCTAGTTCTCGTGGTTGTTGGGATTTGCACTCAGTCTTTGAAGAAGATCATGGTGACTTACCTGGTTGGTGTGATCGGAATCGGGGGTGTGCTTTTGCCTGATTGGGGCTACTTTGACCGGGATTTTTCCCGGTGGGGTTCTCCGGTTACGGTTGAGGAAAGGGCCTCTGCGATTGCAACTGCTGAAACATCTGGATTAGCAAG ATTCAAAAGGTGTCCTATGAGATTGGCTGCTTATGCCACAATTTATGGGTTTGCTCTGTACAAGTGGTGGAGGTTTGTATCAA GTGACAAAAACGGGAACACAGATCAAACGTAG